TCGAAGTATCCTGGGATGAGTGGAGAAAACctgaaactaaaatttatacCGTACATTGACAAATTAACATTGACAAATTAACAAAATCCTTCACTTTATTCCTGATCGAGTCAAAGAAGTACACATTTTCAGCAATAATGCAACTTCTCAgttcaaaaacaaaagcattatgGCTGCAATGGTTGTGCTTAAAAcacattttcagaaaaaattctTCTGGCATTTCTTTGCAGCGATGCATGGAAAGGTATTGTGACAGAATTGGAGCTACTGTTAAGCGAATTGCAGCCCTGAGAGTTAAATCTAGTCAATGTGAGATCAGGTGAGCAGCATATTTTGGGTTAGCATTACAAGATTTGCAAATATCTGTAAATCATGCCAGAAAGTAATACaagacaacaataaaaaaaaaagattcagttCAATTTTAGGATATTCAAGAAAATCAAAGATATGTCCAGAATGATAACGTTGTTCCAATGCTATTTTCACCtgagtataattaaaaataattacaaaataacaaaactttttaaaatgattttaaatccATCTTTTTGTTTCATCACTGAATGTTGCGTAACTGAACTGAGTTTATTCTGTAAAGTAAAGCAATattaaaactttgttgtttgTGGCTTTTTTTATGACTGCCTTATTGCCAAATGAATAaatcacaacaaaaaaatctaattagtCTAGCAAGAACTAAAATTTCAGCGAAAACTCCATTAAAAAGCATACTAAtgtaaaaacactttttctgCATTGCGTCGCTGAGctcataatttaatttttgctgTATCAGTGTTAAtagttcttctttttctttctgCATTTCTCGTTTAGGGGTCGCCACAGCGGATCAAACTCCTCCATCTAGCCCTGTCATGAGTGCCCTCCACTGACACACCAGCCACTCTCATATCTTCCACCACTGCATCCATAAACCTCCTCTTAGGTCTACCTCTCCTCCTCTTATCTGAAAGTTCCATACCCAAAACCTTCCTGCCAATATAGCTCTCCTGTCTCCTCTGTACATGTGCTGATCCTCTAATAAACTCATTTCTGATCCTATCCTTCTTTATCACTCCAAATGAGAATCTTAACATCTTCATATCAGACACCTCCATCTCCCTCACTTGTCTCTTTGTCAGTGCCACTGTCTCCAGTCCATACAAGATAGCAGGTCTCACTACTGACCTATAGATCTTACCCTTCATTCTAGCCGACACTCTTCTATCACAGATCACACCAGACACTTTGTGCCATCCACACCACCCAGCCTGCACTCTCTTCTTTACCTCTTTGTCACTTCCTCCATTACACTGTACCCTCGACCCTAAGTAGGTAAACTCGTCGACCTTCACCAAATCAACTACTTGTAACTGGACCTGTCCACCATCTGCCTTCTCATTCACACACATGTACTCTGTTTTACTCCTGCTCACTTTCATTCCCCTGCTTTCTAAAGCATACCTCCATCTTTCCAAGTGTACCTCCACTAGCTCCCTACTCTCACTACAGATCACAATGTCAACAGCAAACATCATAGTCCAAGGGGACTCCAGTGTTATGTTAATACAAATGTGTTTAATCtatatcataaaattttaattcaagattgatttaaagtaacaaaaaaattatttttgagttttaaaaaaacttttatttaaaaaaatctttcggCATGATGCGTCACCAAACCATGGCATTGgccatatatacatatatgagtCATATATACagagttttttatatatgtgtatatatataaatatatatatatatatatatatatatatatatatatatatatatttatatatatatatatttatatatacatatttatatatatatatttatatatatatatatttatatatatataagacttTTACTTGTGAGTacaatttatgttattttaaatgttagttattttaatatatttacattaaaataacttaatttagaatttttttgatacaaattttatttaacttgatttatttttatataaacataaattttaataatataagtaaataattttataacgtaattacattttaatattgttcttttgaaaaaatattttttgtcctAACTTCCGTGAGCggcagtgtatatatatatatatatatatatatatatatatacatatatatatatatatatatatatatatatatatatatatatatatatatatatatatatatatacatacacacacacatatatatatatataaatatatatatatatatatatatataaatatatatatatatatatatatatatatatatatatatatatatatatatatacacacacacacacacacacatatatatatatatacacagatatatatatatatataaatatatatatatatatatatatatatatatataatatatatatatatatatatatatatatatatatatatatatatatataagtatatatgtatatatatatatatatatatatatatatatatatgtatatatatatatatatatatatatatatatatatatatatatatatatatatacatatatgtatatatatatatataatatttatatatatatacatatatatatatatatatatatatatattatatatatatatatatatatatacactgacACTCACGGAAGTTaggacaaaaaatattttttcaaaagaacaatattaaaatataattacgttataaaattatttacttatattattaaaattatgtttatataaaaataaataaagttaaataaaatttgtatcaaaaaaattctaaattaagttattttaatgtaaatatattaaaataactaacatttaaaataacataaattgtACTCACAAGTAAAAGtcttatcattttaaataaataaacagagaacgcagaaaaatattaaaggtcACGTATGAACCTGTTTTTTACATTATCAACTCAAATCTTTTAAGTTTGTCatttaacaactatttttattgtttactgTGTTTTTGCAGATATTTTGTGTAATTTGTgttagtgttttaaaaatttcaagtgcAGAAGTTCaaaggtaaaattaaaaattatttttttagtgtaaattcaaaatattgaaaaaaatatgccTAAAGGTAAGCCAATAAGTGTTGAAAAAAGGACAGCAATACTCACTTTGCTTCAAGAAGGCTATACAGTTAGAAAAATAGCTGAAAAATTAAATCTGAGTAAATCAACAGTTAGCTATACGATTTGTCAATATCAAGAATCTGGAAGTTTGGAAGACAGAAATCGTCTAGGTCCTTCTCGCATAACAACAAAAACTGATGACCGATGTATAAAAATCATCAGTAAGCGTAATCGAATGTTAACTGCTCCACAAATAACAGCTATTTTCAACTGTGAtcgagaaaaaaaagtttctgtcaGTACAATCAAACGAAGATTGCAAAAAGCTAATTTGCATGGTCGTGTTGCTATCCAAAAACCATATCTATGAAAAGTTAATCGACAGAAGAGAATCTGTTGGGCACAGCTCCACAAAAATTGGACGATGGATGAATGAAAACAAGTACTCTGGACGGATGagtcaaaatttgaagttttcgGAAATAAGCGAAGAGTTTACGTTAGAAGATCTGCTGAGGAAAAAATGCTAACTCAATGTCTGGTTCCAACAGTAAAACATGGTGAAGGCTCTGTGATAGTTTGGGGTTGTTTCTCTCTGGATGGAGTGGAATATTTGCATAAAATCGATGGTATAATGAGAGCAGAACATTATAGAGATATCCTGGCAACAAGTGCAACCCCTTCGGGACTTTGATTAATCGGagataattttattctgatgCATGATAATGACCCTAAACATACTGCATTATTATGTAGAAATTATTTAGAATcaaaaaaagctgaaaatgtATTACGTGTAATGACCTGGCCTCCCCAAAGTGCAGACCTCAACCCCATTGAGTTACTATGGGATGAACTGGATAGAAAAATTAGAACTGTATGTCCAACATCAAAATCTCATTTATGGAACATTATAGAACAGGAATGgaataatattcaaaaagaaacaattagaaaATTAATTGAAAGAATGCTGAGAATAGTTAAAGCAGTTATTAAATTAAGGGTGGTTTTTttgacgaaaaaaaaatttaattattataatggtttttgtacatttttattacataaaaatgactaataatatattttatattgaaaatgcataaaaaatataatttttattaatataaattaaaaactataatataattatatattaattttactttttcgaAAAAATCTCCACTGTCCTAACTTCCGTGAGCGGCagtgtacatacatatatatatatacatatatatatatatatatatatgtacatatatatatatatatatatatatatatatatatatatatatatatatatatatatatatatatatatatatatatatatatatatatatatatatataaaatgataataataatatttagagaATAAAGTGACATAGTTTTACAACAACCATTAATATGATAAAGTCATTCAGAAACACTAATAAACAAGCATTGTTTAAGTTGAGTAAGCATCTTTGGAAGATTCGATTTTAGTCTAACGATGTTGAATGACGCGAAAGATTCTTTGAAAGATTCGGTAATTTTTCTAATGATGTTCAATCgcatgtttttttagttaatttgttCCAAGTTCGTGCGGCAGATGTTTAAAGAGATTTCGTAGCTAGTGACGTTCTTGCTCAACGACGTAAAAGTTGGCAAATGTCTGACTATTTTGTGTCAGGAGAGCTGGGAggtttgatttttaaaagatcaaaaagATATGCAGGAGACTtggttgatatttttataaattatgacaGACATCAAGTAGATTATACTATGACGTAGTAGTAACCAATGGAGTGATTGAAGCAAACTTTCAGATTGTGAACAGAAAGAAGAGTGACAAACAACACAAGCTAACTTATTTTGATATGTTGAagtttgtttagatttttttgagaAGTTCCAGATAGAAGACTGTTACAGTATTTAAGTCGAgaatttacaattatatatatatatatatatatatatatatatatatatatatatatatatatatatatatatatatatatatatatatatatatattatttatacaattatattatgCCTTTGTTTTTAAGGGAAAAGTGTTTAACCTAGTACAATAAAATGTTGTCTGTAACttgaaataaacaatttttaatttcagaatattaatttatttaaagccttcTTTATactacatatatttatattaaggtttatttacattatttcaatattatttagggTATGAAAGTATGTAGAGTTATAAGCTTTGTTTTCAAACcgaattttctaattttattgctACCATGATATTATCgacaagttaataaatttaaatatttaaactgtttatataaaacttacaaCTATCTGAAACTTCAATATTAAAAGCAAGCACACTTGTTAACTCGTCTTTATTTTGATACCAAATTGATAAGATAAAACCTCCAAGGAGAAGTTGATTACACAATCACCATTATTTTTGGACATTAAAACAATACCACCCACCCATTTATTGAAAGCCTTTCCATGTTACTTGTAAACTCCGGGTTACATTCCGGGATTTACGATTTTGACCTGCATTATCCGGttgaattgaaaatatttgtggCATTCCATATACAGTCAATAGTTCACTTCTTTCGACAACtgaatctttattaaatttataactaaGCAACAGTGGCGGATTTACCATATGCGAGGCCATAGGcaagttttctattttattagTTGAGTTTTTAATTCTTGTGTTCTATtgtgtttttgatatttattagaaCGTAACGAAGCAAAAAACGCACATTGGTTTTAAATGtacattaagtattttttttattttggatgaaGATGCACTAATAAGACTACTCAAAATGCgataccatttatttttttcgcaGATTTTAGGAGGATCGATTACATTGACTTAAAACTTAACCTTTCTGACTTTTAAAGACGCAAACTCATCAATTAAATCAGAACAGTCCAAGGACcgacttattttattttcaatggaAATTAAAGCTTATGCAGATAAGCGGTCTTGACCCATAGTGGAacgtaaatagttttttatgagttttaatttggaaaatgaCCTCTCTGCGCTTGCCACTGAAATAGGGGAAGTTAGTAAAATTCGTAGggcaataaataaatttggaaaaatttcGATTAAAGAGTTTGCCGTAATATACTTCAAAATTTCCAGTGCATCTTTCGATTCCGCCGAAGCTtccattcttaaaaatatatttatttccgAGTATAACTCTTCATGGTTCACGTCCGATTCTTCTGTACTAGGATTTCTCAGtgatatttctaaatttttacaatCATTCAACAATTCATTTGCATCTAAACTTCGCATTTTTTCGGTACGGGTtaaaaaacctaatattttgttgtatGAATCAAGCATTTTGAATCTTTCATTTAAGCTTACTAATGCAACATCaattattgcattaaaaaaatctactttaTATTTAGACTTTCCATTTAGAGGTGTCTCAGTTCCTTCATATTCAAAAAAACGTCGTTTTCAGCTAAGCCGCACTTGAGGGAATACTGGCTCAGTACCTAATTTTATAGCTATTTCttcagattttttaataatcgcTTCAAATGATTCATCACTTCTGaatgattctaaaaaaattttcgtaGTTTCCACCAATTTTATCATAATAGAAAAATCTGCCGAGGGGTTCTGCATAACTTTACTTACTTTgttaatttcaaacaataaatcATGCCAAATTGTAAGTGAAAGTATAAACTGATATGAGGATATCTCATTTGCAAGACCGTTAGCTTCAGAAACAGCAACTCCAATTAAACTTGAATCTGCAACTTTGTATAAAGCTTCTATTATTTGAACCAAATTatcttttacaacttttatactatttatacgACTTTCCCAACGCGTATCTGATAATGGTTTAACAGTCATTTTACAAGCACTTTGCAGTATGTCCCATCGAACGGTTGATGcagcaaaaaatgtaaaaattcgTTGAACAGTaccaaaaaagttaattgcaaTTGATACTGATTTCGCAGCATCACATACCATTAGATTAAATGTGTGGTTAGCACATGGAACGTAAAGAGCtctgggatttttttttttgattaaagctTGAACCCCTTTGTATTGCCCTCGCATGTTAGCACCATTATCATACGATTGCCCGCAACAATTCATTAGATCCAAATTATACTCagctattaaatttaaaaaagtttcaactaAACCTGAACCAGTACTATCAGTTATgtgaaaaaaactacaaaaaattctTCAATTTGTACTTCTTCCTGATTAATTTTAACGCATCTCAAAAGAATTGAAAGCTGTTCCTTATGACTTACATCAGGAGTGCAATCCATgataacagaaaaatattttgatgactGTACAGAAGATACGATAGTTTTCAGTATTCTTCTCGCAACCTAACGTAAGCAACAGCAACTTACttgtaataagaaaaaaaaatgcgaGGCCACCGGCAAATGCCTGCTTTGCCTGTGCTTAAAACCGCCGCTGCTaagcaatataatatttttatatctttttgacagcaatataaattttttatgggATTTTCTATCATAATTTGATTTTGACTTTAATTccgaataaattttttagagtttgataataaacaaattaaaaattaaatactttagttTAAAGTATCATCAGTCATTATAAAGagttcatttacttttttttatttagctagGTACTTGCTAGTAGAATTGCTTAATGTTTGATATCTGTGTTTTTTGTTATCATATATTTTGTACAAGTTGCAACTTGTACTGTAtatgatatgatatatatatatatatatatatatatatatatatatatatatatatatatatatatatatatatatatatacatatatatcatataaagtatattttatatactttatatgtatgtaaCCTACAGTTTTACACTTTAAacttatacttattaataaacgTTTTCAGATACATTTTAGTGTTTTGCGTTTTATTGTGGTAATATTATTACCATGtatattttgcaaattattatttgatatcattgggcaaatttattataactaatataacATTTGcccattttaaatatatatatatatatatatatatatatatatatatatatatatatatatatatatatatatatatatatatatatatatatatatatatatatatatatatacagtatcggacaaaacgagtgcaaccaaataatgctaatttagtttctttatataaaagtgctgcattctttcaatttagagaaataattatgtaactgtttagagacaaagttcttcaagttttattcatcacaaattttattatttgtacacgaaaattaacaaattaatcaaaagtattaaaaaaagttgatttccttctggacaaaacaagtgcaactcgacaaaatgttgaccaagctgtatttcgctatcaatatttcgtggcgactCCTTTGTTGTctatcacagccttgcatcatcgaggcatagattcgatcaggtgatcaataaaactttgtggaatcgctgcccaggccttttggatttgttcaaacagttgatccttatttcgaacaccttcacgataaATTCTGCgattgacgatctcccacaggttctcgatagggttgagatccagAGATtaaggcggccaatccatcaccgataggtggttgtcttgaaaccactgcttgactacttttgcagtgtgttttggatcgttgtcttgtgaaaacccattttattggcataatccaatcagcatgaggtaacataacatcattcaagatatttttatacatgaaacggtccattattccatcgtttcgatgtattggacctagactgTTAGCagaaaacacccccagaccattaccttgtctccaccatgcttcacggactcaaggcagtaacgtaaattgaggcgttttccggccggtcgacgtacacggcaaatgccatcgctcccaatcatgttgaacttcgattcatcactgaacaagacagttcgccatttctgcacattccagtcaatatgaaaTGTAGCAAACaagagtcttttcttctggttttttagtgaaatcagcgatTTCTTTgtagggcgtcgagaaaacaatccggtttcaacagcacgtcgtctgattgttcggtccgatacaggcagctctaattgcttttgtacctcgactgatgatatccagggatccttcttaaCGGATCTGACggtcatagaatcctctctagaagtggtggaacgcggtcttccacctttgttatctgctgccaacttccccgtaaaACGATGTTTGGAACAttgtcttgatacggtccattttttcacgcgatatttattacaaatacttttttgtgacattccacttacgcaATCgccaataacttttttttcttagttccaatccaagactgtcgggagccatttttgcacttgaagtcataaaaataataaaaataaatattcacgcttctcaaggcttaccgtgttacatttaccttgcgATGATACAaaaatgctctgtggaacacaacgtcttggttagATGTGGACCCTaatgatgtaatgaaacacttgttgtatttcactttttgtattgatgttcttcgataaaacactttgataaaactcacttcgataaactgtcttgataatactgacggATTGACTttcatatactgactgaattacatgtcgacttacatgtctcttatatagtaaaatgaacctgtgtgagcctgatctggaagattctagatgcttctttttgatgcttctggatgcgcctggatgcttctgaatgtttctgggtATTTCTGGATGCTACTGGATGCTTcgagatgcttcttctggaaacttctggacgcttctgcatgcttctggaaacttctggaaacttctggaaacttcctttaattattaaaaaacttccgtgacgttgacacggaccagacttaaaaaaatgaaacaaaccaaaatagttgcacttgttttgtccgctgcaaaatggcacttgtcaacgaaattctgcctgtgtgatGTCACCTGACAGCTGAATGCTCATGttatggcatgctatgactccggactcctgaactgtttgttgttgtagtatagttcgtttcgtttttaagacatgtaaaatttgGAACACAATTTAGCATTGtttgatgttggttgcaaatgttttgtccaatactatatatatatatatatatatatatatatatatatatatatatatatatatatatataatatataaataataaaataataaaaacattttttttcctataaaacattttaaaaagttttcaaaattgacTCTgcaaaaatgaagaaaatgttttatgtattacacgccattttttttacaacGTCAAACCCATGAAAATCAATTAGAACAAGTATAAATGATGCCGCTATATAATTACTAACTCTGTTTTTAATCATCGTAAACAGAGGCgttgcaaattatttttgtctctCTTCGATCTCTTATTTTCGATATGGATATTCTCTGCTTTATTCTCTGCATCTGCTTCAACTTCTTCGACGATCTCTGTGATGACGTTCATTTaatctcaatatatatatatatatatatatatatatatatatatatatatatatatacatatatatatatatatatatatatatatatatatatatatatatatatatatatatatatatatatatatatatatatatatatatatacatatatatatatatatatatatatatatataatatatatatatatgtatatatacatatatatgtttatgtatatatatatatatagatataaattttataaatatatatacatatatgtatatatatatatatataaaattatgtatttacatatttatatatatttaattatatttataaaaaactatatatatatatatatatatgtttatgtatatatatatatatatatatatatatatatatatataaatatatgtatatatatatatatatatatatatatatatatatatatatatatatatatatatatatatagcatataaagtatattttatatatgtaaccTACAGTTTTACACTTTAAACTTAGACGTATTAATAAACGTTGTCAGATACATTTTAGTGTTTTGCGTTTTATTGTGGTAATATTATTAGCATGtatattttgcaaattattatttgatatcattGGGCAAATGTGTTATAACTAATATAACATTTGCccattttacatatatatatatatatatatatatatatatatatatatatatatatatatatatatatatatatatatatatatatatatatatatatatatatatatatatatatatatttctggaTGCTACTgaatgcttccagatgcttctcaTGGaaatggttttattattttattatatatatatatatatatatatatatatatatatatatatatatatatatatatatatatatataataaaataataaaaccattttttttgtataaaacttttcaaaaagtCTTCAAAATTGACTctgaaaaagtgaaaataatgttttatgtattacacgccatttttttttacaacgtCAGACCCATGATTATTAGAACAAGTGAGGAGTGGACGTGCAAAACCAGataattcaattttgaaaaaaaaaagacttatcaATGTTTTTTGGTAGTACTAATATTCCTATATCTTTacaaatgaaaattatatttttaaagccactatcttaataacattttacttGCCATAAATTAATCTGTCCTTGCAAaaccagattaaaaaaattgttgttggtGCAAACTAAGACAAAAACAATATCTAATCAACATTCtgctttaaaaacgttttattaaaatggaagttgttatttaagaaaaaaccatatacaaaaaaaatcactaaaatcactaaaatcaaaaaaaacattttttgccgTTATCTCggaatgaaaaaaaagtgaattatcTGGTTTTGCATGTCCACTCCTCATGTATAAATGTTACCGCTATATAATTACTAACGCTGTTTTTAATTATCGTATACAAAGacgttgcaaattttttttgtctctttttGATCTCTTTTTTTCGATATGGATATTTTCTGCTTTATTCTCTGCATCTGCTTCAACTTCTTCGACGATCTCTATGATGACGTTCATTTaatctcaatatatatatatttatatatatatatatatatatatatatatatatatatatatatatatatatatatatatatatatatatatatatatatatatatatatatatatatatatatatatttctggaTGCTACTgaatgcttccagatgcttctccTGGAatcttctggaagcttctgcatgcttctggaaacttctggatacttcctttaattattaaaaaacttccgtgacgttgacacggaccagacttaagaaaatgaaacaaaccaaacaGTTGCACTTACTTTGtgcgctgcaaaatggcacttgtcaacgaaattctgtctgtgtgctgtcacctgtcagctgattgctcatgtcaagGCATGCTATGaatccagactcctgaactgtttgctgtggtaatatagttcgtttcgtttttaagacatgtaaaattaggaacactttttagcattgttcgatgttggttgcaaatgttttgtccaatactgtatatatatatatatatatatatatatatatatatatatatatatatatatatatatatatatatatatatatatatatatatatatatatatataaatatataatacgaaggtgtttataataaaattaatattattcaaaatgaGGCAGCAAGTTTTTTGACTCTATAAAGATacaatattgtatatttaaacaagCGCACAACAGAAAATGTGGCGAGTTTATCTACACGTACGCGAGTGAAACATCTACATTCGATGTAGATAACTTTAAAGCTACAAGTTTGtagataaaaaagtaacactatttgtatatatatatatacatctgtatatatatatatatatatatatatatatatatatatatatatatatatatatatatatatatatatatatatatatatatatatgtatatatatatatatatttatatatatatatatttatatatatatatatatatatatatatatatatatatatatatatatatatatatatatataaagtatatttaatatactttatatgtatgtaaCCTACAGTTTTACACTTTAAacttatacttattaataaacgTTGTAAGATACATTTTAGTGTTTTGCGTTTTATTGTGGTAATATTATTACCATGtatattttgcaaattattatttgatgtCATTGGGCAAATGATTTTCAACTAATAAGACATTTGCCCATTTTATTTTGCATGCAATTTGTACAATGttattaaacacttttttaactacGTGCAAATTGGGTTTAAAGGCAGTTTGCACGTATCTAATAGAGTGTTCCATTAGCTCAAATAAAGTATCTTTGgtcaaataagttatttaatttatatgactaatcaagtaaaaaattaaatcgaaa
This genomic interval from Hydra vulgaris chromosome 01, alternate assembly HydraT2T_AEP contains the following:
- the LOC136074118 gene encoding uncharacterized protein LOC136074118; protein product: MFAVDIVICSESRELVEVHLERWRYALESRGMKVSRSKTEYMCVNEKADGGQVQLQVVDLVKVDEFTYLGSRVQCNGGSDKEVKKRVQAGWCGWHKVSGVICDRRVSARMKGKIYRSVVRPAILYGLETVALTKRQVREMEVSDMKMLRFSFGVIKKDRIRNEFIRGSAHVQRRQESYIGRKVLGMELSDKRRRGRPKRRFMDAVVEDMRVAGVSVEGTHDRARWRSLIRCGDP
- the LOC136074119 gene encoding uncharacterized protein LOC136074119, which codes for MPKGKPISVEKRTAILTLLQEGYTVRKIAEKLNLSKSTVSYTICQYQESGSLEDRNRLGPSRITTKTDDRCIKIISKRNRMLTAPQITAIFNCDREKKVSVSTIKRRLQKANLHGRVAIQKPYL